A single region of the Dunckerocampus dactyliophorus isolate RoL2022-P2 chromosome 3, RoL_Ddac_1.1, whole genome shotgun sequence genome encodes:
- the minar1 gene encoding major intrinsically disordered Notch2-binding receptor 1: MEAGPEQFLRRILEDLDVQHANMSDQELCKSLCTRMDLVHLAKLRAHLYRAASLDPDFPTTLFRDKMRGPAEDEQSKRRVLAADIVAMLHLVHAHGGVAAHRVQRHEHAETRRVRHRYAPLGQPPSPLLNNPPCPEPRRTFLPASEPNFLLGVGGRQGGCRASSLDKLHHLPQYSPSPPCRRVHEGPPMARTCLQKRNIFKEDFHKMASFGPQVVTAKDGEGAEPYRHTPAPFFNRSFEVAYRKPYCPPPLSPALPERRRVKHESLDDLQASTYFGPTTVSECVSGRKQSSQGRKQGAWPVKSLSLNVEEGPHDLERSFAGKPNFHRNASVVGADENRFQSPKRPVAYPGGLANDGVKTKEGALMDRVESAKRMWDKHVNGPSFHGTDGSACIGTQTEHGGQKTASRAFKHSDEESEIVGDDISDIFRFLDEMSVCDSLGMVQSSCYDSAASLKSEGDSSPERNTVKLAKSQLDRLLRSLDNTDDELKSSVSKLVARIGEIERKLESLSGVRGEISQVLSKLNKLDQKIQEPDATPASSPPDASPHVLRCHTLNVGGVRDDSPGLRATALRKNVFTRRSSHSLDDDDAESKVVEVSPRDWRTLSYSCHPDAVDKERACRAKEVDQYDFPGVLRPPKAARESYLTEHHLRPAAPPHAKGSPLYSGPRLSGPSWTADEYKRNSGNTLDRQAESLSPNKLEFWMEDVYTPGYDSLLKQREAAFRRAKACKIAALIAATFSVILVIVVPICAMKT, translated from the exons ATGGAGGCCGGCCCAGAACAGTTCCTGAGGCGGATCCTGGAGGACCTGGACGTCCAGCACGCCAACATGTCCGACCAGGAGCTGTGCAAGTCGCTGTGCACGCGCATGGACCTGGTGCACCTGGCAAAACTGCGCGCGCACCTCTACCGCGCGGCCAGTCTGGACCCGGACTTTCCTACCACGCTCTTCCGGGACAAGATGCGCGGCCCCGCCGAAGACGAGCAGTCCAAGAGGCGCGTGCTCGCGGCCGACATCGTCGCCATGCTCCACCTGGTCCACGCGCACGGGGGCGTGGCCGCGCACAGAGTCCAGAGGCACGAGCACGCCGAGACCAGGCGCGTGCGTCATCGCTACGCCCCCCTCGGACAGCCCCCCTCACCCCTTCTCAATAATCCCCCCTGCCCGGAACCGCGCCGGACCTTCCTTCCCGCCTCGGAGCCCAACTTCCTGTTGGGTGTGGGCGGGAGACAGGGGGGGTGTCGAGCGTCCTCTCTGGACAAACTGCACCACCTGCCCCAATACTCCCCCTCCCCACCCTGCCGTCGCGTGCACGAAGGCCCCCCGATGGCGCGCACATGCCTGCAGAAGAGGAATATCTTCAAGGAGGACTTCCACAAGATGGCCTCCTTCGGCCCTCAG GTTGTCACGGCCAAGGACGGCGAGGGGGCGGAGCCATACCGCCACACGCCCGCCCCCTTCTTCAATCGCAGCTTCGAGGTGGCCTACAGGAAGCCCTACTGCCCGCCTCCCCTCAGCCCGGCGCTGCCGGAGCGGCGGCGGGTCAAACACGAGAGTCTGGATGACCTTCAGGCGTCCACGTACTTCGGGCCCACCACCGTGTCCGAGTGCGTGAGTGGCAGGAAGCAGAGTAGTCAAGGCAGGAAACAGGGGGCGTGGCCAGTGAAGAGCCTGAGCCTCAACGTGGAGGAGGGGCCTCACGACCTGGAGAGGTCGTTTGCGGGCAAACCAAACTTCCATCGCAACGCCAGCGTCGTCGGCGCTGACGAGAACCGCTTTCAGAGCCCCAAGCGACCTGTGGCATACCCTGGCGGCCTCGCCAACGACGGCGTGAAGACAAAGGAAGGCGCCTTGATGGACAGGGTGGAGTCAGCCAAGAGGATGTGGGACAAACACGTCAACGGTCCGTCTTTTCACGGCACAGACGGCTCGGCGTGCATCGGGACTCAAACGGAACACGGTGGCCAGAAGACGGCATCACGCGCATTCAAGCACTCTGACGAAGAGTCTGAGATTGTCGGCGACGACATCAGCGACATCTTTCGCTTCCTGGATGAGATGAGCGTGTGCGACTCGCTGGGCATGGTCCAGTCGTCGTGTTACGACAGCGCCGCCTCGCTGAAGTCGGAGGGCGACAGCTCCCCCGAACGAAACACAGTCAAACTGGCTAAGTCGCAGCTGGACCGCCTCCTGCGCTCGCTGGACAACACGGACGACGAGCTCAAGTCCAGCGTGAGCAAGCTGGTGGCGAGGATCGGCGAGATCGAGCGGAAGCTGGAGTCGCTGTCGGGCGTACGCGGCGAGATCTCGCAGGTTCTGTCTAAACTCAACAAGCTGGACCAAAAGATCCAAGAGCCTGACGCCACGCCCGCCTCCTCCCCCCCTGACGCGTCGCCGCACGTCCTCCGCTGCCACACCCTCAACGTGGGCGGCGTCCGTGACGACAGCCCCGGCCTGAGGGCGACGGCCCTGAGGAAGAACGTCTTCACCAGGAGGTCGTCACACTCGCTCGACGACGACGACGCCGAGTCAAAGGTTGTGGAAGTCTCGCCACGAGACTGGCGGACGCTGTCGTACTCGTGCCATCCCGACGCTGTCGACAAGGAGCGAGCCTGCCGAGCCAAAGAG GTGGACCAATACGACTTCCCCGGAGTGCTCCGCCCCCCCAAGGCAGCAAGGGAGTCCTACCTGACAGAGCACCACCTAAGGCCGGCGGCCCCGCCCCACGCTAAAGGAAGTCCTCTGTATTCCGGGCCGAGGCTCAGCGGGCCGTCCTGGACCGCCGACGAATACAAACGCAACTCAGGAAATACTTTGGACCGGCAG GCGGAGTCTCTGAGCCCAAACAAGCTGGAGTTCTGGATGGAGGACGTGTACACGCCGGGCTACGACTCGCTGCTCAAGCAGCGGGAAGCGGCGTTCCGCAGGGCGAAGGCGTGCAAGATCGCCGCCCTGATCGCCGCCACCTTCAGCGTCATCCTGGTCATCGTGGTCCCCATCTGCGCCATGAAGACGTAG